One genomic window of Mus musculus strain C57BL/6J chromosome 4, GRCm38.p6 C57BL/6J includes the following:
- the Gnb1 gene encoding guanine nucleotide-binding protein G(I)/G(S)/G(T) subunit beta-1 produces MSELDQLRQEAEQLKNQIRDARKACADATLSQITNNIDPVGRIQMRTRRTLRGHLAKIYAMHWGTDSRLLVSASQDGKLIIWDSYTTNKVHAIPLRSSWVMTCAYAPSGNYVACGGLDNICSIYNLKTREGNVRVSRELAGHTGYLSCCRFLDDNQIVTSSGDTTCALWDIETGQQTTTFTGHTGDVMSLSLAPDTRLFVSGACDASAKLWDVREGMCRQTFTGHESDINAICFFPNGNAFATGSDDATCRLFDLRADQELMTYSHDNIICGITSVSFSKSGRLLLAGYDDFNCNVWDALKADRAGVLAGHDNRVSCLGVTDDGMAVATGSWDSFLKIWN; encoded by the exons GATGCTCGTAAAGCGTGTGCCGATGCGACTCTTTCTCAG atcacAAACAATATTGATCCAGTGGGAAGAATCCAAATGCGGACCAGGAGAACACTGAGGGGGCATCTGGCAAAGATTTATGCCATGCACTGGGGCACAGACTCAAG GCTCCTTGTCAGCGCCTCTCAGGATGGAAAACTCATCATCTGGGACAGTTATACCACAAACAAG GTTCATGCCATCCCTCTGCGCTCCTCTTGGGTCATGACCTGCGCATACGCTCCTTCTGGGAATTATGTGGCCTGTGGTGGCCTGGATAACATCTGCTCCATTTACAACCTGAAAACTCGTGAAGGGAATGTGCGTGTGAGTCGTGAGCTGGCGggacacacag GTTATCTGTCCTGTTGCCGGTTCCTGGATGACAATCAGATAGTTACCAGTTCTGGAGACACCACATG TGCCCTGTGGGACATCGAGACTGGCCAGCAGACAACCACATTTACTGGACACACTGGAGATGTCATGAGCCTGTCTCTTGCTCCTGACACCAGACTGTTTGTCTCTGGTGCTTGTGATGCTTCAGCCAAGCTCTGGGATGTCCGAGAAGGGATGTGCCGGCAGACCTTTACAGGACACGAGTCTGACATCAATGCCATATGT TTCTTTCCCAATGGCAATGCCTTTGCCACTGGCTCAGACGATGCCACATGCAGGCTGTTTGACCTCCGTGCAGACCAGGAGCTCATGACCTACTCCCATGACAACATTATCTGTGGTATCACATCTGTTTCCTTCTCCAAGAGTGGCCGCCTCCTCCTTGCTGGGTATGATGACTTCAACTGTAATGTCTGGGATGCACTCAAAGCTGACAGAGCAG GTGTCTTAGCTGGACACGACAACCGAGTCAGCTGCTTGGGGGTGACTGATGATGGCATGGCTGTGGCAACAGGGTCCTGGGACAGCTTCCTCAAGATCTGGAACTAA